A single window of Aspergillus puulaauensis MK2 DNA, chromosome 5, nearly complete sequence DNA harbors:
- a CDS encoding EXPERA domain-containing protein (COG:I;~EggNog:ENOG410PP6P;~InterPro:IPR033118,IPR007905;~PFAM:PF05241;~TransMembrane:4 (o12-36i125-147o167-189i201-223o);~go_component: GO:0016021 - integral component of membrane [Evidence IEA];~go_function: GO:0047750 - cholestenol delta-isomerase activity [Evidence IEA];~go_process: GO:0016125 - sterol metabolic process [Evidence IEA]): MSTTAAPFELDTPTILCIAFALSFMPIAYVLGVSLIPSTQTRNRILFFWHAYDALTHLFIEGSFLYECFTSYATLPPGFTTEPAFLGFKDRVYGAAYGGSSPSARLWQEYAKADHRWATADASVISLELLTVLLGGPAAVYVCYLLWNSTRDATSEEKGSAKGKLWLVATALATAELYGGFMTFAPEWLTGSAQLETGNAVYLWFYLVFFNTLWVWIPLWVLWEAGKEVTNAFVAAEAVGEKRKTK; encoded by the coding sequence ATGTCCACCACGGCAGCTCCATTCGAGCTCGACACACCGACAATCCTCTGCATCGCGTTTGCGCTCTCCTTTATGCCAATCGCCTACGTCCTCGGCGTCTCCCTCATCCCATCTACCCAGACGCGCAACCGCATCCTCTTTTTCTGGCACGCCTACGACGCCCTCACCCACCTTTTCATCGAGGGCTCCTTCCTCTACGAATGCTTCACTAGCTACGCGACCCTCCCGCCGGGTTTCACCACCGAGCCCGCCTTCCTGGGGTTCAAGGACCGCGTGTACGGCGCTGCGTATGGCGGCTCAAGCCCCAGCGCGCGTCTATGGCAGGAATACGCAAAGGCCGATCACCGCTGGGCGACTGCGGATGCTAGTGTCATCTCGCTGGAGCTATTGACCGTGTTACTTGGTGGACCGGCCGCAGTCTACGTTTGTTATTTGCTCTGGAACTCTACCCGCGATGCGACGAGTGAAGAGAAGGGCTCTGCGAAGGGGAAGCTTTGGCTTGTTGCTACTGCCTTGGCGACGGCGGAGCTGTATGGCGGGTTTATGACGTTTGCGCCGGAGTGGTTGACTGGAAGCGCGCAGCTGGAGACTGGAAATGCGGTTTATCTTTGGTTTTATCTGGTTTTCTTTAACACTCTTTGGGTCTGGATCCCGCTTTGGGTGCTTTGGGAGGCCGGCAAGGAGGTGACAAATGCGTTTGTGGCCGCGGAAGCGGTTGGTGAGAAGCGGAAGACGAAGTGA
- a CDS encoding uncharacterized protein (COG:S;~EggNog:ENOG410PN21;~InterPro:IPR011990;~go_function: GO:0005515 - protein binding [Evidence IEA]) → MATHNSDKGKDIKEHIGSDNEDEDIFHDARFPAEEETRLLEESRSIKAEANKLYSVASYDQAISAYDRAIASCPSYLDYEISVVRSNMAACYLKLEDWKAAVDSASACIDGLDRVVPPSTKPEEKKNSDTAPADLDNAVVEISGEDDMAEEEQLKKIKERDEKKRDVMRIRAKALMRRAKAKTELGGWGNLQGAEEDYKILAAMENLSADDKRIVQRALRELPPKIAKAREAEMGEMMGKLKDLGNGILKPFGLSTDNFNFAQDPNSGGYSVNFSS, encoded by the exons ATGGCAACGCATAACTCGGATAAGGGCAAAGACATAAAAGAACATATTGGGAGCGAcaacgaggatgaagatatcttcCACGATGCTCGGTTCCCTGCCGAAGAGGAGACA CGCCTCCTCGAGGAGTCCCGGTCGATAAAAGCAGAAGCAAACAAACTCTACTCCGTCGCATCATACGACCAAGCCATTTCCGCATATGACCGAGCCATAGCGTCTTGCCCTAGCTACCTCGACTACGAGATTTCCGTTGTACGGAGTAATATGGCCGCTTGCTATTTGAAGCTGGAAGACTGGAAAGCGGCGGTCGATAGTGCAAGTGCATGCATAGATGGATTAGACCGCGTGGTCCCGCCATCTACGAAGcctgaggagaagaagaattccGATACGGCACCAGCGGACTTAGACAATGCGGTGGTAGAAATATCCGGCGAAGATGACatggcggaagaagagcagcttaAGAAGATCAAAGAGCgcgatgagaagaagcgcgATGTCATGCGGATTCGAGCGAAAGCTCTGATGCGGCgagcgaaggcgaagaccgAGTTAGGGGGTTGGGGGAATCTCCAGGGGGCGGAGGAAGATTACAAGATCCTCGCTGCTATGGAGAACCTATCGGCGGATGATAAGCGGATAGTCCAAAGGGCTTTACGAGAGCTGCCGCCGAAGATAGCCAAGGCACGGGAGGCCGAAATGGGGGAGATGATGGGCAAGTTGAAAGAT TTGGGGAATGGCATTCTTAAGCCGTTTGGATTGTCGACGGATAACTTCAACTTTGCCCAAGATCCGAATAGTGGCGGATATAGTGTCAATTTCTCGTCATAA
- a CDS encoding uncharacterized protein (COG:S;~EggNog:ENOG410Q1MV) yields MITMPHFHHKRRHSWPYCGSGMRLRERRNLPIITVTAPPDGLEFESQFMTPVQSGELFEDDAASAGIIRSQPAHPHRLWHHHSKDGARHDQTSAATVSLRKMMQPPLDRARSLLVLPTMLSRETVPLPYWIHRLSAHPIATNEKRKTRDGERGRLMIEKNHRRCHSERPRSWKQPSEKLWPLQEE; encoded by the coding sequence ATGATCACCATGCCGCATTTCCACCATAAGAGACGTCATTCCTGGCCGTACTGCGGCTCGGGGATGCGTCTTCGCGAACGACGTAACCTGCCCATCATCACGGTGACAGCGCCGCCCGATGGGCTCGAATTTGAAAGCCAGTTCATGACCCCGGTGCAATCTGGAGAGCTGTTTGAGGATGACGCCGCATCTGCCGGGATTATTCGTTCTCAGCCAGCTCATCCACACCGACTTTGGCATCATCACTCTAAAGACGGAGCAAGACACGACCAGACCAGTGCCGCCACCGTCTCGCTGCGTAAGATGATGCAACCCCCACTGGACAGGGCCCGGTCACTCTTGGTTTTACCCACGATGCTGTCCAGAGAGACAGTGCCGCTTCCGTACTGGATTCATCGACTCTCCGCGCATCCCATAGCCACCaacgagaagagaaagactCGAGATGGCGAGCGAGGCCGTCTGATGATCGAGAAGAATCACCGACGCTGCCACTCGGAGCGACCGCGCTCTTGGAAACAGCCAAGCGAGAAACTGTGGCCGCTACAGGAGGAGTAG
- a CDS encoding uncharacterized protein (COG:G;~EggNog:ENOG410QDII;~InterPro:IPR011701,IPR036259;~PFAM:PF07690;~TransMembrane:12 (i34-54o74-93i105-125o137-160i172-191o203-225i274-293o313-332i337-358o364-384i396-413o433-453i);~go_function: GO:0022857 - transmembrane transporter activity [Evidence IEA];~go_process: GO:0055085 - transmembrane transport [Evidence IEA]) — MSDVRRRPSNSLLGIIKEVFNWYPSSYPLEERKLLFKLDVSILVFACLCFFVKFLDQTNINNAYVSGLKEDFGLYGNELNYFNICYYAAYVVFQVPGMLLMSRPILARWLLPGLEILWGICTFAQSRVTNVHQLYALRFLVGMFEAPVFAGTHFILGSWYSGPDLFKRAGTWFLCNPLGTMVSGYLQAAAYTNLSGVAGMPGWRWLFIIDGIFTIPVALIGFVIFPGIPDSPPPFFISKRDIEIAKERIKRANIRRPGKLGLDVFKRSLSRWHIWVFLFCYACMILSSYPSSYMNLWLKDEGYSVTQINQLPTVIYAITIVASWLGTTLAAIYPSWIIYTVASLCSLFSTLCMCIWDIPTALKFVAWFLFGVSGCTSPILYSTVNTVVKDDSEERALIMGAMMTFGYSFQIWVPLLLFPTAGPDGAPRWRKGWPVTFVFYFFLWAGFITAIVLHRRDRKRNGVVGAGSESESDDAVLRSPVIEGETEVVVENTKAGEQKSL; from the exons ATGTCTGATGTGAGAAGACGGCCGTCAAACTCGCTCTTAGGAATAATCAAGGAGGTTTTCAATTGGTATCCATCTTCATATCCGCTCGAGGAGAGGAAGTTATTGTTCAAACTCGACGTCTCTATCTTGGTCTTCGCCTGTCTTTGCT TTTTCGTCAAGTTTCTGGACCAGACCAATATCAACAATGCATACGTGAGCGGCCTGAAAGAGGACTTCGGTCTGTATGGGAACGAGCTcaactattttaatatatgtTACTATGCTGCCTATGTAGTATTTCAGGTGCCCGGAATGCTCCTAATGTCGCGGCCAATTCT GGCTCGCTGGCTCCTCCCTGGACTCGAGATCCTCTGGGGAATTTGCACCTTCGCTCAGAGTCGAGTGACGAATGTCCACCAGTTGTACGCCCTGCGCTTCCTAGTAGGAATGTTCGAAGCCCCAGTATTTGCAGGGACGCACTTCATCTTAG GTTCATGGTACTCTGGCCCAGACCTGTTCAAGCGCGCAGGAACCTGGTTCCTCTGCAACCCGCTAGGAACAATGGTAAGCGGGTATCTCCAAGCAGCGGCATACACCAATCTCTCCGGCGTCGCGGGGATGCctggctggcgctggctgttTATCATCGACGGGATATTTACCATCCCTGTGGCGCTGATCGGGTTTGTGATATTTCCGGGGATCCCAgactcgccgccgccgtttTTTATTTCGAAGCGGGATATTGAGATTGCGAAGGAGAGAATCAAAAGGGCGAATATTCGGAGACCGGGAAAGTTGGGTCTTGATGTCTTTAAACGAAGTCTGAGCAGGTGGCATATTTGGGTTTTCTTGTTCTGTTATGC GTGCATGATCCTCTCTTCCTACCCCAGTTCATACATGAATCTCTGGCTCAAAGACGAGGGATATTCGGTCACGCAGATCAACCAGCTGCCCACGGTTATTTACGCCATTACAATTGTTGCTTCATGGCTGGGGACCACATTAGCAGCTATTTATCCTTCCTGGATTATATACACCGTGGCATCGCTGTGCTCCCTGTTCTCGACGCTTTGCATGTGCATTTGGGACATCCCGACGGCGCTAAA ATTTGTCGCCTGGTTCCTGTTCGGTGTCTCGGGCTGCACAAGCCCAATTCTGTACTCTACAGTCAACACCGTCGTCAAGGATGATTCTGAAGAAAGGGCACTGATCATG GGTGCGATGATGACCTTTGGCTACTCTTTCCAAATCTGGGTCCCCCTGCTACTCTTCCCTACGGCTGGTCCGGACGGTGCCCCACGCTGGCGAAAGGGGTGGCCGGTGACATTTGTATTctatttcttcctctgggctGGGTTTATCACGGCGATTGTGCTGCATAGAAGAGATAGGAAACGGAATGGGGTGGTTGGGGCGGgctcggagtcggagtctgATGATGCGGTATTGAGGAGTCCGGTTATTGAAGGGGAGACGGAGGTTGTGGTTGAGAATACAAAGGCAGGAGAACAGAAGTCACTATAG
- a CDS encoding haloacid dehalogenase superfamily protein (COG:S;~EggNog:ENOG410PJFG;~InterPro:IPR041492,IPR006439,IPR023198,IPR036412, IPR023214;~PFAM:PF00702,PF13419;~go_function: GO:0016787 - hydrolase activity [Evidence IEA]), which produces MADGVRNFPPVRACLFDMDGLLIDSEDIYTDITNQILHSFGKPSLPWPIKAQLQGRPQPDAAKIFHHWAQLPIPHEEYHKRQGELQAELFPTTQPLPGVETLLAKLLSTQKTSNPVHIALATSSHNRNYQLKTSHLQDLFSLFPDSQRVLGDDPRIGKGRGKPLPDIYLLALETINAGLRERGEKEIAPEECLVFEDAVPGVEAGRRAGMRVIWCPHPGLLGAYKGREAEVLAGLTGEHKEAEKSVSEKEADELTAERLQSAGKPGHLNDGFAEVLSTLQDFPYERYGIQPADA; this is translated from the exons ATGGCCGATGGAGTCAGAAA CTTCCCGCCCGTGCGGGCATGTCTTTTCGATATGGACGGCCTTTTGATCGATTCGGAGGACATATACACGGATATCACTAATCAAATCCTCCATTCGTTCGGAAAACCCTCTCTGCCATGGCCTATCAAAGCTCAGCTCCAAGGACGCCCCCAGCCAGAT GCCGCAAAAATCTTCCACCACTGGGCACAACTTCCAATCCCACACGAGGAATACCACAAGCGCCAGGGAGAGCTCCAAGCAGAGCTCTTCCCCACCACTCAGCCTCTACCAGGAGTAGAAACATTGCTCGCAAAGCTCCTATCGACACAGAAGACCTCTAACCCGGTGCACATCGCGCTAGCTACATCATCGCACAACAGGAACTACCAATTGAAGACCAGCCATCTGCAGGATCTGTTCTCGCTATTCCCAGACTCTCAGCGTGTTTTGGGCGACGATCCTCGGATTGGAAAAGGGAGGGGCAAGCCGTTGCCGGATATTTATCTGCTTGCGTTGGAGACTATCAATGCTGGTCTGAGAGAGCGAGGGGAGAAAGAGATTGCGCCTGAGGAGTGTTTAGTGTTTGAGGATGCTGTTCCTGGTGTTGAGGCTGGGAGGAGAGCGGGAATGCGGGTCATTTGGTGTCCGCACCCTGGTTTGTTGGGGGCATATAAGGGGCGCGAGGCCGAGGTGCTGGCGGGTCTTACTGGGGAGCAtaaggaggcggagaagtCGGTGTCGGAAAAGGAGGCCGATGAGCTTACTGCGGAGAGGCTGCAGAGTGCCGGGAAGCCGGGCCACCTGAACGATGGGTTTGCAGAGGTGCTTTCGACGCTGCAAGACTTTCCCTACGAGAGATATGGTATTCAGCCTGCAGATGCATAA
- a CDS encoding uncharacterized protein (COG:Q;~EggNog:ENOG410PG3J;~InterPro:IPR026992,IPR027443,IPR005123;~PFAM:PF03171,PF14226;~go_function: GO:0016491 - oxidoreductase activity [Evidence IEA];~go_process: GO:0055114 - oxidation-reduction process [Evidence IEA]), giving the protein MTELEIPRYEQVPETKEDLDWAELVTIDLSRFDQPGGKEQLVQQLDHAVKNVGFFYVKNFNITQEEIDRQFALGREFYSLPLEERLKYHNTHDLERGEYNGYRPAGHRVLGNGIKDNVQVYNIPKFDGHHERKQPAILASHITEIEAFSRKCHTEVVEKLLRLFAIFLELPDENQLVRDHQYDVEGEDHLRYMHYAARSAEENKLVGELYSPGHTDLGTVTLLFRQPVAALQILNSEGQWKWVRPQDGTITINTCDALTALTGGLIKSSVHRVHAPPKDQAGIDRLGVLYFARPNNQVVLDPIANSPLLQRLGLTGNVFTNVGKHLTTKEWVQARQTQQQRRRQDVKVSDDGKYTYKPKDLEIIPGLLAKVYN; this is encoded by the exons ATGACTGAGTTAGAGATCCCCCGCTACGAGCAGGTCCCTGAGACCAAAGAGGACC TTGACTGGGCCGAGCTGGTTACAATCGATCTCAGTCGATTCGATCAGCCAGGAGGCAAGGAACAACTCGTGCAACAATTGGATCATGCTGTCAAGAACGTTG GCTTCTTCTACGTAAAAAACTTCAACATCACCCAAGAAGAAATCGACCGTCAGTTCGCACTCGGTCGGGAATTCTACTCCCTCCCTCTCGAGGAGAGACTCAAGTACCACAACACGCACGATCTAGAAAGGGGCGAGTACAACGGATACCGTCCGGCGGGACATCGAGT TCTTGGAAATGGCATTAAAGACAACGTCCAAGTATACAACATCCCCAAATTCGACGGACACCATGAGCGCAAACAGCCCGCCATTCTAGCCTCCCACATCACCGAGATCGAAGCCTTCAGTCGCAAATGTCACACGGAGGTCGTCGAGAAACTACTCCGTCTCTTCGCCATTTTCCTCGAGCTTCCCGACGAGAACCAGCTAGTGCGCGACCACCAATATGACGTCGAAGGCGAAGACCACCTGCGCTACATGCATTATGCAGCCCGGAGCGCCGAGGAAAATAAACTCGTCGGCGAGCTGTACAGTCCCGGTCACACAGACCTAGGCACAGTGACGCTTCTCTTCCGACAGCCCGTTGCGGCGCTGCAGATCCTCAATTCGGAGGGGCAGTGGAAGTGGGTGAGGCCTCAGGATGGGACGATCACGATCAACACGTGTGATGCGCTGACTGCGTTGACGGGCGGACTGATCAAGTCGAGTGTTCACCGAGTGCATGCGCCGCCGAAGGACCAGGCGGGAATTGATCGGTTGGGGGTGTTGTATTTCGCCAGGCCGAATAATCAGGTTGTCTTGGATCCGATTGCGAATAGTCCGTTGCTGCAGAGGTTGGGGCTGACTGGGAATGTATTCACGAATGTTGGGAAGCATTTGACGACGAAGGAGTGGGTTCAGGCCAGACagacgcagcagcagaggcggAGGCAGGATGTGAAGGTTTCGGATGATGGAAAGTACACGTATAAGCCGAAGGACTTAGAGATCATTCCAGGGTTGTTGGCGAAGGTTTACAATTAG
- a CDS encoding uncharacterized protein (COG:S;~EggNog:ENOG410PXMS), which yields MPPKLAMVDISALARLSWDLYHSCYLISGDAPVGFRNLVTELASLQGTLGAFRDHVTSNSSFFETLPEDRVHGLQSCLHGTYSTLKQLGDLVTKYRSSGFGDGPRFEWDTHREQVEGLRSRIMVYSANLHLYMTPTGNSSQKGLESLILDALATTPSQEPQDNPEPEVKPPSSGIHTMSTERLGPDVASELDAPSSVKPDVVFQPESPPGVHPSNSTSSDSRLSEYSSGSISTAFTNKTFPISPLRTSLNSPTPIERHLIGRSPVSSGSRVTESPYQDYPRSQRSESLSERHESAPYGSSINSPNTPTSAGTLRQLHELQLRDQHLRPLRYEPRDTIHQPETTILEKFELASNYEDHCQSLSTRDWLRIAVWWQLKARANLANGERPSLVSPRGSTSPSTNSSNSGHQAYVDLLKASYILYDIVLKRQSPQSLVIDENRKLIADLSDGIKEDFSQFISVDIPDPTTISLHNLDIWEAVQPDESSYSNEENLLSLENVRYTTVELDDAGAEDERVILRAFVNAGIGGKKFRMRTKTAPYMLLLSTVQGESEPKLTICNQSGTLCLQRDFTTDDLTQLIKVSNATLGGIPGAKISEPVTLSFGTTPVSISFQYSSDLGQFINIPKAYFDAVWQREPSDSEQFSESVIFKSSVDIVEQLRAPIMKSMNPPIITRSCQVRVLERTFGEVWRSIRRMVISSSMAEKVPSSLEFFMPLCGVQVHRNEMSQSVQIKWSDTGQERSDKTDGSYNPVYSYVYDENSPNIGLDIQFRSPQRAAEFEKAILGLTQTPTYSWAQPSSSGSVYDVADVSLDQKQYKAIFLLENRLSFRYRSLYYLYRDIDYIYDSSSMNVKFPKIFYVDYISSHVEQLYRATNNMPVIFSHCEKKTGNMEVFFTDEAISHSFMSSLASGYELCFSRRAESMTTKKQSFLGSNKSTKGETEVQLWRKGNSIQLAARWTNNVPDRWLSMSVPSGSCRSISSRDGNRVEFPVTAYTRGSVLNLAVIASGSPKDARMAKKSGPVTIYFQRSKDRDDFIATLDGSAQSHSAWKYGHGYDLLGS from the exons ATGCCACCCAAACTCGCTATGGTAGACATTTCAGCCCTCGCTCGACTTTCTTGGGACTTGTATCACTCATGCTACCTTATTTCTGGGGATGCGCCCGTTGGTTTTCGAAACCTTGTAACGGAACTGGCTTCGTTGCAAGGCACACTGGGCGCCTTTCGTGACCACGTTACCTCCAATTCCTCGTTCTTCGAAACCCTGCCCGAAGATCGTGTACACGGCTTGCAAAGTTGTTTACACGGCACCTATTCGACTCTCAAACAACTGGGTGATCTGGTTACAAAGTATCGAAGTTCTGGTTTTGGTGATGGGCCAAGATTTGAATGGGACACACACAGAGAGCAAGTTGAAGGACTTCGGTCAAGGATTATGGTGTACTCCGCAAACCTCCATTTATACATGACACCCACCGGCAA TTCATCTCAGAAAGGACTCGAAAGCCTAATCCTGGACGCACTGGCAACAACCCCTTCGCAAGAACCACAAGACAACCCCGAGCCTGAAGTGAAGCCCCCCAGCAGCGGCATCCACACAATGAGTACAGAGCGCCTGGGACCTGATGTCGCAAGTGAACTCGATGCGCCGAGCTCTGTAAAGCCAGATGTTGTCTTCCAACCCGAGAGTCCTCCCGGGGTTCATCCTAGCAACTCGACCTCGTCCGATTCTCGACTCTCCGAATATTCCAGCGGGTCAATCTCCACTGCTTTTACAAACAAAACATTTCCTATTTCACCATTAAGGACCTCGCTCAACAGTCCAACACCTATAGAACGCCACTTGATTGGCCGAAGTCCTGTTTCGTCGGGCTCACGTGTCACCGAGAGCCCATATCAAGACTATCCCCGGAGTCAGAGAAGTGAGTCGCTATCTGAAAGACATGAGTCTGCTCCGTATGGGAGCTCCATCAATTCTCCAAACACTCCCACATCTGCAGGCACTTTGCGACAACTTCACGAGCTCCAGTTACGTGACCAGCACCTGCGACCACTCCGTTACGAACCACGAGATACAATCCACCAGCCTGAGACTACAATTCTTGAGAAGTTTGAGTTAGCTTCCAACTATGAGGACCACTGTCAGAGCCTGAGTACGAGGGACTGGCTCAGGATTGCAGTTTGGTGGCAGCTCAAG GCGCGAGCTAATCTCGCAAACGGCGAACGGCCATCCCTCGTCAGCCCTCGAGGTAGCACGAGCCCATCTACTAACTCTTCCAATTCGGGTCACCAAGCCTATGTGGATCTATTAAAAGCGTCGTATATTCTTTATGATATCGTCTTGAAAAGGCAGTCTCCACAGTCATTAGTTATAGATGAGAACCGAAAATTAATTGCGGACTTATCAGAC GGAATCAAAGAGGATTTTTCACAGTTTATTTCTGTGGATATTCCAGACCCCACAACTATCAGTTTGCACAACCTTGACATTTGGGAAGCAGTCCAGCCGGACGAATCTTCCTATAGTAATGAGGAGAACCTCCTCAGTCTGGAAAATGTCCGATATACTACCGTTGAGCTTGACGATGCTGGTGCGGAAGACGAGCGAGTCATTCTGCGCGCGTTTGTGAATGCCGGCATCGGCGGTAAGAAGTTTAGGATGCGCACCAAAACTGCTCCCTATATGCTTCTTTTGTCCACGGTCCAAGGCGAGAGCGAACCCAAACTCACCATCTGCAATCAGAGCGGTACTCTTTGCTTACAGCGGGACT TTACGACAGATGATCTAACCCAACTGATAAAGGTATCGAATGCTACACTAGGGGGCATCCCTGGAGCAAAAATATCCGAACCTGTGACATTGAGCTTTGGCACAACCCCTGTGTCCATCTCATTCCAATATTCGTCGGACCTTGGCCAATTCATCAATATCCCAAAAGCGTATTTTGATGCGGTCTGGCAGCGTGAACCGTCGGATTCGGAGCAGTTCTCCGAAAGCGTCATATTCAAGAGCTCAGTGGATATTGTTGAGCAATTAAGAGCACCAATCATGAAGTCCATGAATCCTCCTATTATTACTCGATCATGCCAAGTGCGGGTTCTAGAGAGGACATTCGGAGAAGTATGGCGGTCGATTCGACGTATGGTTATTAGctcgtccatggccgaaaAGGTCCCTTCCAGCCTCGAGTTTTTCATGCCATTGTGCGGTGTACAAGTCCACCGCAATGAAATGTCTCAGTCAGTTCAGATCAAATGGTCCGACACTGGCCAGGAACGGTCGGATAAAACGGATGGCAGTTACAACCCCGTTTACTCCTATGTCTACGATGAAAATAGCCCCAATATCGGGCTAGATATACAGTTTCGGTCTCCGCAGCGAGCTGCAGAGTTTGAAAAGGCGATTCTTGGCCTCACCCAAACACCAACCTACTCCTGGGCTCAGCCAAGCAGCTCAGGCAGCGTATACGACGTGGCAGATGTTTCACTCGACCAAAAACAATATAAAGCAATATTTCTGTTAGAGAACCGACTGTCCTTCCGATATCGCAGCCTCTACTATCTTTACCGTGACATAGATTATATATACGACTCGTCCAGCATGAATGTCAAATTCCCCAAAATCTTCTACGTCGACTATATCTCTTCCCACGTGGAGCAACTATACCGTGCAACCAACAACATGCCGGTGATCTTCTCCCACTGCGAAAAGAAAACGGGAAACATGGAAGTGTTTTTCACCGACGAAGCCATCTCCCACTCATTTATGAGCTCTCTCGCATCCGGCTACgagctctgcttctcccgcCGCGCCGAGTCAATGACCACAAAGAAACAGTCCTTCCTTGGCTCCAACAAGTCCACAAAGGGTGAAACGGAGGTGCAACTCTGGCGCAAGGGAAACTCAATCCAGCTCGCAGCACGATGGACAAACAACGTCCCAGATAGGTGGCTCAGCATGTCAGTCCCTTCGGGGAGCTGTCGCAGCATCTCATCCCGCGACGGTAACCGCGTCGAGTTTCCCGTGACGGCATACACCCGAGGCAGCGTACTCAATCTTGCTGTCATAGCATCAGGCTCTCCGAAAGATGCGAGAATGGCGAAAAAGAGTGGGCCGGTTACTATCTATTTCCAGCGGTCGAAAG ATCGTGACGATTTTATTGCCACGCTTGACGGTAGTGCCCAGTCACACTCAGCGTGGAAATATGGACATGGCTACGACTTGCTTGGCTCCTAG